One part of the Paroedura picta isolate Pp20150507F chromosome 5, Ppicta_v3.0, whole genome shotgun sequence genome encodes these proteins:
- the LOC143837003 gene encoding upstream stimulatory factor 2-like isoform X3, translating into MSVLWEKGNRMSLLFPGDGTNADEQTAVAIASVQQAAFTDHNIQYQFRTENNGGQVTYRVVQVTDSQLDGQTDATGAVSVVSTAAFTSGQQAVAQAVIQNPFSNGGSPATDAVSGEARFAYFPASTVGDATAVSVQTTDQSLAQAGGQFYVMMTPQDVLQTGTQRTIAPRTHPYSPKMDGTRTPRDERRRAQHNEVERRRRDKINNWIVQLSKIIPDCNTDNSKTGASKGGILSKACDYIRELRQTNQRMQETFKEAERLQMDNDLLRQQIEELKNENALLRAQLQQHGIEIVGDTPGQ; encoded by the exons GTAATCGGATGTCCCTGCTTTTCCCAGGAGACGGCACGAACGCGGATGAGCAGACTGCAGTGGCTATCGCCAGCGTCCAGCAAGCGGCCTTCACAGACCATAATATCCAATACCAGTTCCGCACAGAGAACAATGGAGGACAG GTAACATACAGAGTAGTCCAGGTGACGGACAGTCAgctggacggacagacggacgcaACGGGGGCCGTCAGCGTGGTCTCGACCGCGGCGTTCACCAGCGGCCAACAGGCTGTTGCCCAG GCCGTGATCCAGAACCCGTTCAGCAATGGCGGAAGCCCGGCAACAGACGCCGTCAGCGGGGAGGCTCGCTTCGCGTACTTCCCGGCCTCGACGGTGGGGGACGCCACGGCAGTGTCGGTGCAGACGACGGATCAGTCACTAGCCCAAGCCGGAG GCCAGTTCTACGTAATGATGACCCCTCAAGACGTACTGCAGACGGGAACGCAACGCACCATCGCCCCCCGTACTCACCCCTATTCTCC GAAAATGGACGGGACGCGGACGCCGCGAGACGAGAGGAGGAGAGCTCAGCACAACGAAG TGGAGCGGAGGAGGCGGGACAAGATCAACAATTGGATCGTTCAGCTGTCAAAAATCATTCCAGACTGCAACACCGACAACAGCAAGACTGGAGCG AGTAAAGGCGGCATCCTCTCCAAAGCCTGTGACTACATCCGGGAGCTACGCcagacgaatcagcgcatgcagGAAACCTTCAAGGAGGCCGAGAGGCTGCAGATGGATAACGACTTACTACGGCAGCAG ATCGAAGAACTGAAGAACGAAAATGCACTTCTGAGAGCCCAGCTGCAGCAGCACGGGATCGAGATCGTGGGAGACACCCCGGGGCAgtaa
- the LOC143837003 gene encoding upstream stimulatory factor 2-like isoform X4, whose product MSVLWEKGDGTNADEQTAVAIASVQQAAFTDHNIQYQFRTENNGGQVTYRVVQVTDSQLDGQTDATGAVSVVSTAAFTSGQQAVAQAVIQNPFSNGGSPATDAVSGEARFAYFPASTVGDATAVSVQTTDQSLAQAGGQFYVMMTPQDVLQTGTQRTIAPRTHPYSPKMDGTRTPRDERRRAQHNEVERRRRDKINNWIVQLSKIIPDCNTDNSKTGASKGGILSKACDYIRELRQTNQRMQETFKEAERLQMDNDLLRQQIEELKNENALLRAQLQQHGIEIVGDTPGQ is encoded by the exons GAGACGGCACGAACGCGGATGAGCAGACTGCAGTGGCTATCGCCAGCGTCCAGCAAGCGGCCTTCACAGACCATAATATCCAATACCAGTTCCGCACAGAGAACAATGGAGGACAG GTAACATACAGAGTAGTCCAGGTGACGGACAGTCAgctggacggacagacggacgcaACGGGGGCCGTCAGCGTGGTCTCGACCGCGGCGTTCACCAGCGGCCAACAGGCTGTTGCCCAG GCCGTGATCCAGAACCCGTTCAGCAATGGCGGAAGCCCGGCAACAGACGCCGTCAGCGGGGAGGCTCGCTTCGCGTACTTCCCGGCCTCGACGGTGGGGGACGCCACGGCAGTGTCGGTGCAGACGACGGATCAGTCACTAGCCCAAGCCGGAG GCCAGTTCTACGTAATGATGACCCCTCAAGACGTACTGCAGACGGGAACGCAACGCACCATCGCCCCCCGTACTCACCCCTATTCTCC GAAAATGGACGGGACGCGGACGCCGCGAGACGAGAGGAGGAGAGCTCAGCACAACGAAG TGGAGCGGAGGAGGCGGGACAAGATCAACAATTGGATCGTTCAGCTGTCAAAAATCATTCCAGACTGCAACACCGACAACAGCAAGACTGGAGCG AGTAAAGGCGGCATCCTCTCCAAAGCCTGTGACTACATCCGGGAGCTACGCcagacgaatcagcgcatgcagGAAACCTTCAAGGAGGCCGAGAGGCTGCAGATGGATAACGACTTACTACGGCAGCAG ATCGAAGAACTGAAGAACGAAAATGCACTTCTGAGAGCCCAGCTGCAGCAGCACGGGATCGAGATCGTGGGAGACACCCCGGGGCAgtaa